In one window of Ammoniphilus sp. CFH 90114 DNA:
- a CDS encoding D-2-hydroxyacid dehydrogenase, with protein MILIQHADATQRHLDRVRNACEGRYEVLWAQDFDTDRIREAEILFTYGKGMTVETFQRMPKLKWVQLSATGFDHMPKKYILDQGIWMTSVKGSHVEPIAEYAFSCMLYFTRRMDEFIQLQKQSRWDRTCFPSELSGKTLVILGTGHIGSEIARKAEVFSMKTVGLNRRGTAAPFFQETFPLDKLETVVGQADYLILALPLTEQTDQLIGDTELGWLKREAVVINLGRGELMEEEAARRALEAGRIRGLALDVFHQEPLPKESPLWGTPRLLLTPHMAAKTDRFLDRCLDIFLENYQRYIMGEKLRNLADYQQGY; from the coding sequence ATGATTCTGATTCAGCACGCGGATGCGACGCAACGACACTTGGATCGGGTCCGGAACGCATGCGAAGGACGCTATGAAGTGCTGTGGGCACAAGATTTCGATACCGATCGGATCAGAGAAGCAGAAATTTTATTTACATATGGCAAAGGGATGACAGTAGAGACCTTTCAGCGGATGCCAAAGTTGAAATGGGTGCAATTATCTGCCACAGGATTTGATCATATGCCAAAGAAGTATATTTTGGATCAAGGAATTTGGATGACTTCGGTTAAGGGTTCCCATGTTGAACCCATCGCTGAATATGCGTTTTCCTGTATGCTTTATTTCACACGCAGGATGGATGAATTTATCCAGCTTCAAAAGCAATCTCGATGGGACCGAACCTGCTTTCCCTCTGAATTATCAGGCAAGACGTTGGTAATTTTGGGAACGGGGCATATAGGAAGCGAAATAGCAAGAAAAGCAGAGGTTTTTTCTATGAAGACAGTTGGATTGAACCGAAGGGGAACGGCTGCTCCGTTCTTTCAGGAAACGTTTCCGCTGGATAAGCTGGAAACAGTCGTGGGTCAAGCTGATTATCTGATTCTTGCTTTACCTTTAACGGAACAGACAGACCAACTCATCGGCGATACAGAATTGGGATGGCTGAAGCGGGAAGCGGTGGTAATTAACCTGGGACGAGGAGAGCTGATGGAGGAAGAAGCGGCTCGTCGTGCTTTGGAAGCAGGGCGGATCAGAGGACTAGCTCTCGATGTATTCCATCAAGAGCCTTTGCCCAAGGAATCTCCATTATGGGGTACCCCTAGGCTGCTGCTTACTCCGCACATGGCTGCAAAGACCGATCGTTTTTTGGACCGCTGCCTGGATATCTTTCTAGAGAATTACCAGAGATACATCATGGGTGAAAAGCTAAGGAATTTAGCTGACTATCAGCAAGGTTATTAA
- the ggt gene encoding gamma-glutamyltransferase has protein sequence MNYDALNYPYPSQRMAVYAKKGMVATSQPLAAQAGLDILKKGGNAIDAAIATAACLTVVEPTSNSIGGDSFALVWTKGELHGLNASGPSPEGISAEELRKSGYQEMPKHGWLPVTVPGTPAAWAALSERFGKLPFADVLQPAIEYASQGYPVTPTLGKYWNQAYHSFCNELKDDEFSNWFTTFAPKGRAPHIGEMWSSEDMAKTLQSIAETQAESFYRGHLAEEMDRFSRQYGGYLRKEDLAKYKPQWVKPIKVNYRGYDVWEIPPNGQGLITLMALNMLKGFDFSHREDVETYHKQIEAIKLAFADGKAYITDPEKMKTTVESLLSDSYAEERRALIADQAILPEAGIPPKGGTVYLAAADGEGNMVSFIQSNYMAFGSGLVVPGTGINLQNRGRNFSLDPDHPNCLEPGKKTYHTIIPGFLTKDGRAIGPFGVMGGFMQPQGHLQVVMNAIDFQLNPQATLDAPRWQWVEGKKVLVERKVPEHIVQALSRKGHDIEIALDVYPFGRGQIIWRDEEGVLSAGTESRTDGAIAAW, from the coding sequence ATGAACTACGATGCTTTGAATTATCCCTATCCTTCTCAAAGAATGGCGGTCTATGCCAAAAAAGGGATGGTGGCTACTTCTCAGCCGTTGGCTGCCCAAGCTGGGTTGGATATTCTGAAAAAGGGCGGGAATGCCATTGATGCAGCGATTGCAACTGCTGCTTGCCTAACGGTAGTCGAGCCGACCTCCAATTCTATTGGAGGGGATTCCTTTGCTCTAGTTTGGACTAAGGGTGAGCTGCATGGATTGAATGCCAGCGGCCCTTCTCCAGAGGGGATATCTGCCGAAGAGCTCAGGAAGTCGGGATATCAGGAGATGCCTAAGCATGGATGGCTGCCGGTTACGGTTCCGGGTACACCAGCGGCTTGGGCAGCCCTATCTGAACGATTCGGCAAGCTGCCTTTTGCTGACGTGCTGCAGCCTGCTATCGAATACGCAAGTCAGGGGTATCCAGTCACTCCAACACTTGGCAAGTACTGGAATCAAGCTTATCATTCGTTTTGTAACGAGCTAAAGGATGACGAATTTAGCAACTGGTTTACCACCTTTGCTCCCAAAGGTCGCGCTCCACACATCGGTGAAATGTGGAGCTCCGAAGATATGGCCAAAACGCTGCAATCTATAGCTGAAACGCAAGCCGAGTCGTTCTACCGTGGGCATCTGGCTGAGGAAATGGACCGTTTTTCTAGGCAGTATGGAGGTTACTTGAGGAAAGAGGACCTTGCGAAATATAAACCTCAGTGGGTCAAGCCGATTAAAGTGAATTACAGGGGTTATGATGTATGGGAGATCCCGCCCAACGGACAGGGATTGATTACGCTTATGGCCTTGAATATGCTCAAGGGCTTTGACTTCTCCCACCGGGAGGATGTGGAGACCTACCACAAGCAAATTGAAGCAATAAAACTGGCTTTTGCTGATGGCAAGGCTTATATAACGGATCCAGAAAAAATGAAAACCACAGTTGAATCACTGCTTTCGGATTCGTATGCTGAAGAAAGAAGGGCCCTCATTGCAGACCAGGCTATATTGCCTGAAGCGGGCATACCACCCAAGGGAGGAACCGTTTACTTGGCTGCCGCGGACGGCGAGGGGAATATGGTTTCTTTCATTCAGAGTAATTATATGGCTTTTGGATCGGGGCTGGTTGTGCCTGGAACGGGAATCAATTTGCAGAACAGGGGAAGGAACTTCTCGCTTGATCCTGACCACCCGAATTGCCTAGAGCCGGGAAAGAAAACTTATCATACCATTATTCCTGGGTTTCTGACCAAGGATGGTCGAGCGATTGGACCTTTCGGCGTGATGGGAGGTTTCATGCAACCACAAGGACATTTGCAGGTAGTTATGAATGCTATTGACTTTCAGCTAAATCCTCAGGCTACACTAGATGCACCTCGCTGGCAGTGGGTGGAGGGTAAAAAAGTGCTAGTTGAACGAAAGGTGCCGGAGCATATTGTTCAAGCCTTATCAAGAAAAGGGCACGACATCGAAATTGCCCTGGATGTCTATCCATTTGGACGAGGACAGATTATCTGGAGGGATGAAGAGGGTGTTCTGAGCGCCGGAACAGAGTCCCGGACAGACGGTGCGATTGCTGCTTGGTAA
- a CDS encoding TAXI family TRAP transporter solute-binding subunit, translated as MKKLLSTLCTTALLFSAVVGCSSSQDTSNANPQQGGASGSKSESDYKPEPSNIILASGPIGGGWYASAAAISEVLMREIPGLNVTVTEGGGVANIKDVSSGAAQIGYTFSDTFNDAVNGNGDFNGSAADNISGLSTLYQSFYQVIALEDNSKFQTLGDLKNGANILPGKKTFSGQVFTSNLLEKYYGTTYQQIEENGGKISLTGYSEMTDLLKDGHADVAMAMTDAPSSFIMELNAMKKVRFLEVDPETAKKVEESNPGYVAAQLPANTYDGQTEPVNTIGSYTVMMLSNDIPAELAERIAKAIVENKDELAQSQPSLSFVDKSTLKDGFKGAPVHPGVEAYLQ; from the coding sequence ATGAAAAAGTTGTTGTCTACTTTATGTACTACGGCTTTATTGTTCTCAGCAGTTGTCGGATGCTCGTCTTCACAGGATACTTCCAATGCCAACCCGCAACAGGGTGGTGCTTCAGGGTCCAAATCAGAGTCCGATTATAAGCCAGAACCGAGCAATATTATCCTAGCTTCCGGACCGATTGGCGGCGGCTGGTATGCCAGCGCTGCGGCAATATCTGAGGTACTGATGAGAGAAATCCCGGGATTGAATGTGACGGTTACGGAAGGTGGCGGTGTTGCCAACATTAAGGATGTGTCTTCAGGTGCTGCCCAAATCGGATATACCTTCTCTGACACTTTTAATGATGCGGTTAATGGAAATGGGGACTTCAACGGAAGTGCTGCAGATAATATCAGCGGACTTTCCACCCTTTACCAATCCTTCTATCAAGTAATTGCCTTGGAGGACAATAGCAAGTTTCAGACTTTAGGGGACCTGAAAAATGGAGCGAATATACTGCCAGGTAAGAAAACCTTTTCTGGACAGGTTTTCACAAGTAATCTCCTAGAGAAATATTATGGTACCACGTACCAGCAAATTGAAGAGAATGGGGGAAAAATCTCCCTGACCGGCTATTCGGAGATGACGGATCTGCTGAAGGATGGACATGCCGATGTGGCCATGGCTATGACCGATGCGCCATCCTCCTTCATCATGGAGCTTAACGCGATGAAAAAGGTCCGTTTCTTAGAAGTTGATCCGGAAACGGCAAAGAAAGTGGAAGAAAGCAATCCCGGGTATGTTGCTGCCCAACTCCCTGCTAACACCTATGATGGACAGACTGAGCCGGTCAATACCATCGGTTCCTATACTGTGATGATGTTAAGTAATGATATCCCAGCTGAGTTGGCAGAACGGATTGCCAAAGCGATCGTAGAGAATAAGGATGAGTTGGCCCAATCGCAGCCATCCTTGAGCTTTGTAGATAAATCAACCTTGAAGGATGGGTTCAAGGGGGCTCCTGTTCACCCAGGTGTAGAGGCCTATTTGCAATAA